In Ailuropoda melanoleuca isolate Jingjing chromosome 11, ASM200744v2, whole genome shotgun sequence, a genomic segment contains:
- the PRR27 gene encoding proline-rich protein 27, with translation MDSISTATPSKQLNPKKRFHFPDEDYSGNHYPLNPSLNIPYPKSDIDFASPFRPSGNKIPNYPGNPDPDTGIASYPWILSSPGAFLYHTPSFPITTWLVPSSPPQKSSQFVLPASRLEGPFFPLNAPMPTAAEPYIATLLVAAPTTPPPNPKLIAVEPGPEEPDEAQPAASETWPSTSLD, from the exons ATGGACTCAATTTCTACTGCCACTCCATCCAAGCAGCTGAATCCTAAA aaGCGCTTCCACTTCCCTGATGAG GATTACAGTGGCAATCATTACCCACTTAACCCATCTTTGAATATTCCTTATCCCAAATCAGACATCGATTTTGCTTCTCCTTTTCGTCCTTCAGGGAATAAAATCCCCAATTACCCTGGGAATCCTGACCCTGATACAGGAATAGCCTCATATCCCTGGATTCTCAGTTCTCCTGGAGCCTTCCTCTACCACACTCCTAGCTTTCCCATAACTACTTGGTTggtcccctcttctcctcctcagaAATCTTCCCAATTTGTCCTTCCCGCAAGTAGACTTGAAGGACCTTTTTTCCCACTCAATGCCCCCATGCCGACGGCTGCTGAACCTTATATAGCTACACTTCTTGTAGCCGCACCCACTACACCACCTCCCAACCCAAAGCTTATTGCGGTTGAGCCTGGGCCAGAAGAGCCTGATGAAGCCCAGCCTGCTGCTTCAGAAACTTGGCCTTCTACCTCTCTTGACTAG